In Tenacibaculum sp. 190524A02b, the genomic stretch GCAAAATAATAAGCATACTGGAAATGAACCGTATAATTTCTTTATGAGTTATTTATTACCTGAAAGCCAACTTTGCATTTATGAATTTAATCGATTTATAAAAGATTTAAATGGGCTTTCTGTTGATGAGTTTTTGATTGAATTAGATACTATTTTTAAAATAGAGAATAAAGGTCTAGAACTATATAAACCTAAAGAAAAACATCATTTCTCCATGTACTTAGATGGTAACTTTTATTCCTTAGCTCTAAGAAAATCAGTATATGAATTTACCGACTCTTTAAGTAAATTAGACGCACAGATTTTATACCAAACTGTACTAAAACCTATTTTAGGTATACATAACATTAGAAATAGTAAAAAAATTATTTATTCTCAAGATAAATCAGGTGGTTTAGAACTAAAAACAAAAGTTGATGAAGGTACTTTTAAAGTTTCGTTTGGGATGCTTCCTACGAATATAAAAGAATTAAAAGAAATTGTAGATGCAGGACTTTTAATGCCTCCAAAAACTACTTATATTGAACCCAAATTAAGAAGTGCCATAACTATATATGAACTTTAATTTAAGGTAATAGCTAAACATGATAAAAAACAACTTACATACTATAAAGAGCCAATTATCTACTGATGTTACGTTAGTAGCTGTATCAAAGACAAAACCAGTTAGTGATATTCAAGAAGCTTATGATGCTGGTCAGCGAGTTTTTGGTGAAAATAAAATTCAAGAAATGGCCAGTAAATATGATGTTTTACCTAAAGATATTGAATGGCATATGATTGGTCATTTACAAAGAAATAAAGTAAAATATATGGCACACTTTGTAAGTTTAATTCATGGTGTTGACAGCTTAAAAACATTAGTAGAAATAAATAAACAAGCCAAAAAGCATAATAGAGTTATTAAATGCTTACTGCAAGCTAAAATTGCAAAGGAAGACACTAAATTTGGTTTATCTTTTGGTGAGATTACTGAAATTTTAAATTCTGATATTTTAAAAGAATTAGAGAACATTACTATTGTTGGTTTTATGGGAATGGCTACATTTACTGACAACCAAGAGCAACTTTCTGAAGAATTTTCTTCACTTAATAAATTTTATCAACAACAAAAAAAAGTATTTCCAAACTTAACCACACTTTCCATGGGAATGAGTGGTGATTACCAATTAGCCATTGAAAAAGGAAGTAATATGGTTAGAATAGGTAGTTCAATATTTGGTGTTAGGAATTATATTGCTTAGATTTACATTAACTAGCTTTAAAAAAGGAAAAATTGTACGCAATTTTAGACATTGAAACCACAGGTGGTAAATATAACGAAGAAGGCATTACTGAAATAGCCATCTATAAATATGATGGTCATCAAATAGTTGACCAATTTATCAGTTTAATTAATCCAGAAAGAGATATTCAAGACTTTGTGGTAAAATTAACTGGTATAAATAATAAAATGTTAAGAAATGCACCTAAGTTTTTTGAAATAGCCAAACGTATTATTGAAATTACTCAGGACTGTATTTTAATAGCACACAATGCTAGTTTTGATTATCGAATTTTACGTACTGAATTTGATAGACTAGGTTATGATTATAAAAAAAACACCATTTGCACAGTTACTTTAAGTAAAAAATTAATAGACAATGCTCCTTCATACAGTTTAGGCAAACTTTGTCGATTTTTAGGAATTCCTGTTACTGACAGACATAGAGCTAATGGAGATGCTTTGGCTACTGTGAAGCTTTTTAAATTATTATTAGATAAGGATACTGATAAACAAATTATTTCTGACTCTGTTAAATACTTCGACAATCGTCATGAGAAACAACGTATTATCAAAATACTAGATAAGTTACCTGAATCTCAAGGTGTGTTCTATATTCATAACGAAGAAGGTAATATTATATTTATAGGCAGAGGAAACAATATTAAACTTGAAGTAAATAAACAGTTTTTAAAGAAAACTACCAAAGCTCAGAAAATATTAAAACGTGTTTCTGACGTTACCTATGAAGAAACAGGAAATACACTCTTAACAAGGCTAAAGTACCATTTAGATCTGGATAGTATTAAACCTAAATACAACATCATTAGAAAGCGTAAAAATAATAATAAGACATTTAATAGTGATCATTTTATAATTAACGACAAAGGAAGAGTTCCTGAAGAAAATAGCGTTATTTTGATTGAAAATAATGAAGTACTTGGTTATACATTTACCAATTTGGCTTTTCAACAAAATCAACTACCTATTTTAAAATCTATGTTAACTAAAATAGAGAACAAACAGTTAGCCAAAACCATTATTAAAAACTATTTGTTGCGTAACAGCGTTCAAAAAATCATCCGTTTAGAAGCAGAAGGGGATATTTAATCGTAGTAAGACAGACGAAGAAGTATTTAAATAGTTTTTTACGCGTTTCTTGAGACTCAATTAGATATAAAACAAAAAAACCGCAAAATTGCGGTTTTTTATTTTATAGGATTTGAAACTTGATTACTTTTCAGCAACAACTTCAAATACGATATCTGCTACTACAGTTCTGTGTAAACGAACAGCAGCATTGTATTTTCCTAATCTCTTTACGTTACCTCCAGTAACTTTGATAAACTTCTTCTCTACTTCAGTTCCTGCTTTAGCTAAAGCTTCTGCAACATCTGCATTGTTTACTGATCCGAATAATTTATCTCCTGAACCTACTTTAGAAGCAATCTTGATTTCGTAACCCTTAATAGCTTCAGCTAACTTGTTAGCATCTTCTACTAATTTAGCTTCTTTAAAAGCACGTTGCTTTAAGTTTTCTGCTAATACTTTTTTAGCTGAAGAAGTAGCTAAAACTGCATATCCTTGAGGTATTAGGTAGTTACGTCCATAACCATTCTTAACAGTTACGATATCGTCTTTAAAACCTAAGTTTTCTACGTCTTGTTTTAATATCAATTCCATGTTTCTACTTCTTTATTATTTTAACATATCTCCAACGTATGGCATTAAAGCTAAATGACGAGCTCTTTTAATAGCTTGTGCAACTTTACGTTGATATTTTAATGATGTTCCTGTTAAACGTCTTGGTAAAATTTTACCTTGTTCGTTTACTAAATACATTAAGAAGTCTGGATCTTTATAATCGATGTACTTGATTCCGCTTTTCTTAAAACGACAGTACTTAGCTTCTTTTTTAGTTTCAATATCAAGCGGAGTTAAGTAACGTACTTCTCCTTGCTTATTTCCTTTTGCTTGTTGATCTATTGACGCCATA encodes the following:
- a CDS encoding YggS family pyridoxal phosphate-dependent enzyme codes for the protein MIKNNLHTIKSQLSTDVTLVAVSKTKPVSDIQEAYDAGQRVFGENKIQEMASKYDVLPKDIEWHMIGHLQRNKVKYMAHFVSLIHGVDSLKTLVEINKQAKKHNRVIKCLLQAKIAKEDTKFGLSFGEITEILNSDILKELENITIVGFMGMATFTDNQEQLSEEFSSLNKFYQQQKKVFPNLTTLSMGMSGDYQLAIEKGSNMVRIGSSIFGVRNYIA
- a CDS encoding PolC-type DNA polymerase III, whose amino-acid sequence is MYAILDIETTGGKYNEEGITEIAIYKYDGHQIVDQFISLINPERDIQDFVVKLTGINNKMLRNAPKFFEIAKRIIEITQDCILIAHNASFDYRILRTEFDRLGYDYKKNTICTVTLSKKLIDNAPSYSLGKLCRFLGIPVTDRHRANGDALATVKLFKLLLDKDTDKQIISDSVKYFDNRHEKQRIIKILDKLPESQGVFYIHNEEGNIIFIGRGNNIKLEVNKQFLKKTTKAQKILKRVSDVTYEETGNTLLTRLKYHLDLDSIKPKYNIIRKRKNNNKTFNSDHFIINDKGRVPEENSVILIENNEVLGYTFTNLAFQQNQLPILKSMLTKIENKQLAKTIIKNYLLRNSVQKIIRLEAEGDI
- the rplI gene encoding 50S ribosomal protein L9; translation: MELILKQDVENLGFKDDIVTVKNGYGRNYLIPQGYAVLATSSAKKVLAENLKQRAFKEAKLVEDANKLAEAIKGYEIKIASKVGSGDKLFGSVNNADVAEALAKAGTEVEKKFIKVTGGNVKRLGKYNAAVRLHRTVVADIVFEVVAEK
- the rpsR gene encoding 30S ribosomal protein S18: MASIDQQAKGNKQGEVRYLTPLDIETKKEAKYCRFKKSGIKYIDYKDPDFLMYLVNEQGKILPRRLTGTSLKYQRKVAQAIKRARHLALMPYVGDMLK